In one Nicotiana sylvestris chromosome 8, ASM39365v2, whole genome shotgun sequence genomic region, the following are encoded:
- the LOC104248157 gene encoding signaling peptide TAXIMIN 1 produces the protein MCCCGDDCQCRPLGFLLGLPFAFVALLLSIVGVVIWIVGIILSCICPCCICVTVLVELALGLIKAPFSVMKWFTEQIPC, from the exons ATGTGTTGTTGTGGAGATGATTGTCAATGTCGTCCTTTAGGTTTTCTATTGGGTCTTCCTTTTGCCTTTGTTGCCCTTCTCCTCTCCATCGTTGGTGTTGTCATCTGGATTGTTGG aatCATCTTGAGTTGCATATGTCCATGCTGTATTTGCGTAACAGTATTGGTAGAGTTGGCTCTGGGATTAATCAAAGCACCCTTTTCGGTTATGAAGTGGTTTACTGAGCAAATTCCTTGTTAG